One segment of Acidovorax sp. DW039 DNA contains the following:
- a CDS encoding pirin family protein, with protein sequence MLDIRRSHQRGNANHGWLRSRHTFSFGHYHDAQQQGFSDLLVINDDRVAPGQGFGTHPHRDMEIFSYVLEGALEHKDSMGTGSVIRPGDVQMMSAGTGVRHSEFNHSHEEGVHFLQIWIVPGKAGVAPRYQQVHFSDEEKRGKLRLIISPEGDQGSLAVHQDARVYAALLHGEETASLDVGPDRHVYVHVARGSLEVNGERLEEGDGARIRNAGALQFAKGQDAEVLVFDLRPQELPAMPR encoded by the coding sequence ATGCTAGACATCCGCAGATCCCACCAACGCGGCAATGCAAACCACGGCTGGCTCCGCTCGCGTCACACGTTTTCGTTCGGGCATTACCACGATGCGCAGCAGCAGGGCTTTTCCGATCTGCTCGTCATCAACGATGACCGTGTAGCCCCCGGCCAGGGCTTTGGCACCCACCCCCACCGCGATATGGAAATTTTCTCGTATGTGCTGGAGGGTGCGCTGGAGCACAAGGACTCGATGGGCACAGGCTCTGTCATCCGCCCTGGCGACGTGCAGATGATGAGCGCGGGCACCGGTGTGCGCCACAGCGAGTTCAACCACTCGCATGAGGAAGGCGTGCACTTCCTGCAAATCTGGATCGTGCCCGGCAAGGCTGGCGTGGCCCCCCGCTACCAGCAGGTGCACTTCAGCGACGAAGAAAAGCGCGGCAAGCTGCGCCTGATCATCTCGCCCGAGGGTGACCAGGGCTCTCTGGCCGTGCACCAGGATGCCAGGGTGTATGCCGCACTGCTGCATGGCGAAGAAACTGCCAGCCTGGATGTAGGCCCTGACCGCCATGTGTATGTGCATGTGGCTCGCGGCAGCTTGGAAGTGAACGGCGAACGGCTGGAGGAAGGCGACGGCGCCCGCATCCGCAACGCAGGCGCACTGCAGTTTGCCAAGGGGCAAGACGCAGAAGTGCTGGTGTTTGACCTGCGGCCACAAGAGCTGCCAGCCATGCCCCGGTAA
- a CDS encoding FAD-dependent oxidoreductase, which produces MSAPIPKLPIAVIGAGLAGLSCAQALLQAGHTVHVFDKSRGPSGRMSTRRAEDAAGPWQCDHGAQYFTARDPQFRAEVARWQQAGVAALWDARLASFDGTAWTTPATPLERFVGTPRMTSPAGWLVQGLQQAGNRALAQWQTTVKKLERHADGWAITSAEHGLHAQRYSAVLLAVPAPQAVPLLQPVAATGAAVAASARMRGSWAVMVRCAAPVALAWDGAFINTGPLRWVARDSSKPGRTAPAGTETWLLHASPEWSDAHIEDTADSVTPTLLAAFQALGGPAPTQVQATAHRWRYADTEPALTLGYWWDADAQLGMCGDWISGGKVEGAWLSGQSLARAVVG; this is translated from the coding sequence ATGAGCGCACCCATTCCCAAACTTCCCATCGCCGTCATCGGCGCAGGCCTGGCGGGCCTGTCGTGCGCACAGGCCCTGCTGCAGGCGGGGCACACCGTGCATGTGTTCGACAAAAGCCGGGGCCCGTCTGGCCGCATGAGCACGCGCCGCGCCGAAGACGCGGCTGGCCCCTGGCAGTGCGACCACGGCGCGCAGTACTTCACTGCACGCGATCCGCAGTTCCGCGCTGAAGTCGCCCGCTGGCAGCAGGCCGGTGTGGCCGCACTGTGGGACGCACGCCTTGCCAGCTTTGACGGCACCGCGTGGACCACGCCCGCCACCCCGCTGGAGCGCTTTGTGGGCACCCCCCGCATGACATCGCCTGCGGGCTGGCTGGTGCAGGGCCTGCAGCAGGCGGGCAATAGGGCGCTGGCGCAGTGGCAAACCACGGTAAAAAAGCTGGAGCGTCATGCCGATGGCTGGGCCATCACCTCGGCCGAACACGGCCTGCACGCGCAGCGCTACAGCGCCGTGCTGCTGGCCGTGCCCGCCCCGCAAGCCGTGCCCCTGCTGCAACCTGTGGCCGCCACGGGCGCTGCGGTGGCCGCCAGCGCACGCATGCGCGGCAGCTGGGCGGTGATGGTGCGGTGTGCTGCGCCCGTGGCCTTGGCGTGGGACGGTGCCTTTATCAACACCGGCCCGCTGCGCTGGGTGGCGCGCGACAGCAGCAAGCCCGGCCGCACGGCCCCCGCCGGCACTGAGACCTGGTTGTTGCACGCCAGCCCCGAGTGGAGCGATGCCCACATTGAAGACACCGCCGACAGCGTGACCCCCACCTTGCTCGCCGCCTTCCAGGCGCTGGGCGGCCCCGCACCCACGCAGGTGCAAGCCACCGCGCACCGCTGGCGCTATGCCGACACCGAGCCCGCCCTCACGCTGGGCTACTGGTGGGATGCTGACGCGCAACTGGGCATGTGCGGCGACTGGATCAGCGGCGGCAAGGTCGAGGGCGCATGGCTCAGCGGCCAATCCCTGGCCCGCGCCGTGGTGGGCTGA
- a CDS encoding LysR family transcriptional regulator — MLKLTLEAIELVDAIARFGSFAGASEHLHKVPSTISYSVSKLEEQLGLALFVRNGPRVTLTAAGQEMLKEGRWLLVSARQLESRMRQIATGFESEVRLVHDSLIPTSAFNQDICAFEDLNCGTRLRIGCEALTGTWEALRDGRADLILAAGEGPAGGGYKAVDVGSLEFVFCVAPTHPLARLGRPDRPLRRSDLLEHTAVVVGDGARSLTDRTVGLLSGQRRITVPSMQAKIACQVAGLGHGFVPKACVGAELEEGRLVEVPVEEPRAEETFWLAWKSGTTGEAFKWWCQRLSRPLLPGILQRG; from the coding sequence ATGCTGAAACTGACGCTGGAAGCCATCGAGCTGGTCGATGCCATTGCACGGTTTGGCTCCTTTGCGGGCGCGTCGGAGCACCTGCACAAGGTGCCGTCCACCATTTCTTACAGCGTGAGCAAGCTGGAGGAGCAACTGGGGCTGGCGCTGTTCGTGCGCAATGGCCCCAGGGTCACGCTCACGGCGGCGGGGCAAGAAATGCTGAAAGAGGGCCGCTGGCTGCTGGTGTCTGCAAGGCAGCTTGAATCACGCATGCGGCAAATTGCCACGGGGTTTGAATCGGAGGTGCGGCTGGTGCACGATTCGCTGATCCCCACCAGCGCCTTCAACCAGGACATTTGCGCGTTTGAAGATCTGAACTGCGGCACCCGGCTGCGCATTGGTTGCGAAGCCCTGACCGGCACCTGGGAGGCACTCCGTGACGGACGTGCAGACCTGATTCTGGCGGCAGGCGAGGGCCCTGCGGGCGGCGGCTACAAGGCCGTGGATGTGGGGTCGCTGGAGTTCGTGTTCTGCGTGGCACCCACCCACCCGCTCGCCCGCCTGGGCCGTCCAGACCGCCCGCTGCGCCGCAGTGATCTGCTGGAGCACACGGCGGTGGTGGTGGGGGATGGGGCCCGGTCGCTGACCGATCGTACGGTGGGGCTGCTGTCAGGCCAGCGGCGCATCACGGTGCCTTCCATGCAGGCCAAGATTGCCTGCCAGGTGGCGGGGCTGGGCCATGGATTTGTGCCCAAGGCCTGTGTAGGGGCCGAACTGGAGGAGGGAAGACTGGTGGAGGTGCCGGTGGAGGAACCCAGGGCCGAAGAGACCTTCTGGCTGGCGTGGAAGTCTGGCACCACCGGCGAGGCGTTCAAGTGGTGGTGCCAGCGCCTGAGCCGCCCGCTGCTGCCCGGCATTCTGCAGCGCGGCTAG
- a CDS encoding DoxX family protein produces the protein MRPVFGSAAMRFVGYLGLCAAYLQGGLTKLTSFSGAMAEMQHFGLVPAPLFAVLVIVLELGASVLILVGRWRWLGALALGCFTLLATMLALRFWELPLGPERFMTTNSFFEHLGLVGGFVLVAWHDLRGDHAAQ, from the coding sequence ATGCGCCCCGTTTTCGGTAGCGCTGCCATGCGCTTTGTGGGCTATCTGGGCCTGTGCGCGGCCTATCTGCAGGGGGGCCTGACCAAGCTCACCTCTTTTTCCGGGGCCATGGCTGAGATGCAGCACTTCGGGTTGGTGCCTGCACCGCTGTTCGCGGTGCTGGTGATCGTTCTGGAGCTGGGCGCCTCGGTGCTGATTCTGGTGGGCCGCTGGCGCTGGCTGGGTGCGCTAGCCCTGGGCTGCTTCACCTTGCTGGCCACGATGCTGGCCCTGCGCTTCTGGGAGCTGCCCCTGGGCCCCGAGCGCTTCATGACAACCAATTCATTTTTTGAACATCTGGGTCTGGTCGGCGGCTTTGTGCTGGTGGCCTGGCACGACCTGCGAGGTGACCATGCCGCCCAATGA
- a CDS encoding MFS transporter — protein MPPNDSHKPPPHAGAAAQPKPGSAFAALRFPVFAVLWTATVLGNIGTFMRDVASAWMVTELSSSPTAVALIQTAATLPVFLLAIPAGVLSDILDRRRFLIGVQVLLACVSGALLVLAATHALTVEWLVALTFLGGVGAALMGPSWQSIVPELVPRSELKGAVALNSLGVNIARSVGPAAGGLLLASFGAATAYGLDLLSYAFVIGALWWWRRAPSTRSGLDEHFGGALRAGMRFARASRALHVVLLRAAVFFAFSSAVWALLPLVARRMLGGGAGFYGVLLGAVGAGAIAGAVCLPRLRQRWGADQLVLGASMSAAGVMTVLSLAPPQWAAALLMLLLGMGWIVALTTLNGVAQSVLPNWVRGRGLAIYLMVFNGAMAAGSLGWGLVAASLGLAPALWLGAAGLVGAALLAHRMRLPQGEADLQPSNHWPEPLVAEPVPHDRGPVMVQIEYQIAPHEKAAFTQAMQAVGEERRRDGAYAWGIAEQTGEPGRVMEWFLVESWAEHMRQHARVSQADADLQAAAQRFHQGPGRPAVHHYLALHPTSPSGS, from the coding sequence ATGCCGCCCAATGATTCGCACAAGCCGCCACCCCACGCAGGCGCAGCAGCGCAGCCAAAACCCGGCAGCGCCTTTGCGGCACTCCGGTTCCCGGTGTTTGCCGTGCTGTGGACCGCCACCGTGCTCGGCAACATTGGCACCTTCATGCGCGATGTGGCCAGCGCCTGGATGGTGACAGAGCTTTCATCAAGCCCCACGGCCGTGGCTCTGATCCAGACCGCGGCCACACTGCCGGTGTTTCTGCTGGCCATTCCTGCGGGCGTGCTGTCAGACATTCTGGACCGGCGGCGCTTCCTCATCGGCGTGCAGGTGCTGCTGGCATGCGTCAGTGGTGCGCTGCTGGTGCTGGCAGCCACCCATGCGCTGACGGTGGAGTGGCTGGTGGCGCTGACCTTCCTGGGCGGTGTGGGCGCAGCCCTCATGGGGCCCAGCTGGCAGTCCATCGTGCCAGAGCTGGTTCCACGCAGCGAACTCAAGGGCGCCGTGGCGCTGAACTCGCTGGGCGTCAACATTGCACGGTCGGTGGGCCCGGCGGCCGGTGGTCTCCTGCTGGCCAGCTTTGGGGCCGCTACGGCCTACGGGCTGGATCTGCTGAGCTATGCCTTTGTGATTGGCGCACTGTGGTGGTGGCGGCGCGCGCCCTCCACCCGCAGCGGGCTGGACGAACACTTTGGGGGTGCACTGCGCGCAGGAATGCGCTTTGCGCGTGCCAGCCGGGCACTGCATGTGGTGCTGCTGCGTGCTGCGGTGTTCTTTGCATTCTCCAGCGCGGTGTGGGCGCTGCTTCCGCTGGTGGCCCGCCGCATGCTGGGTGGCGGGGCGGGCTTTTATGGCGTGTTGCTGGGTGCCGTGGGTGCTGGCGCCATCGCGGGTGCGGTATGCCTGCCGCGCCTTCGCCAGCGCTGGGGGGCGGACCAGCTGGTGCTGGGCGCGTCGATGAGCGCGGCGGGGGTGATGACGGTGCTGTCGCTGGCGCCGCCGCAGTGGGCTGCCGCCTTGCTCATGCTGTTGCTGGGCATGGGCTGGATTGTTGCTCTCACAACGCTCAACGGCGTGGCTCAGTCGGTTCTGCCCAACTGGGTCCGGGGGCGGGGCCTGGCCATCTACCTGATGGTGTTCAACGGTGCCATGGCAGCTGGCAGCCTGGGCTGGGGCCTGGTGGCCGCAAGCCTGGGGCTGGCCCCTGCCTTGTGGCTGGGCGCGGCGGGCTTGGTGGGCGCGGCCCTCCTGGCGCACCGGATGCGATTGCCACAGGGCGAAGCCGACCTGCAACCCTCCAACCACTGGCCGGAGCCGCTGGTGGCAGAACCTGTGCCGCATGACCGCGGCCCGGTCATGGTGCAGATCGAGTACCAGATTGCCCCCCATGAGAAAGCTGCATTCACCCAAGCCATGCAGGCCGTGGGCGAGGAACGCCGCCGGGACGGAGCGTACGCCTGGGGGATCGCAGAACAAACCGGCGAACCTGGCCGGGTGATGGAATGGTTTCTGGTGGAGTCGTGGGCAGAGCACATGCGCCAGCACGCCAGGGTGTCGCAGGCAGATGCCGACCTGCAGGCTGCGGCACAGCGCTTTCACCAAGGGCCGGGGCGTCCTGCAGTGCACCATTACCTGGCACTTCACCCCACCAGCCCTTCAGGTTCGTGA
- a CDS encoding glutaredoxin → MTLKITVYSKSACPQCESAKSLLKARSLPYEEIKIDDEAERLAFYAKCGPAVRQMPQVFINDQRVGGLTGLQAALKQLGL, encoded by the coding sequence ATGACCCTCAAGATCACCGTCTATTCCAAATCCGCCTGCCCCCAGTGCGAATCGGCCAAAAGCCTGCTCAAAGCGCGCTCGTTGCCCTACGAAGAAATCAAGATTGACGACGAAGCCGAGCGCCTGGCCTTCTACGCCAAGTGCGGCCCCGCAGTGCGGCAAATGCCTCAGGTTTTCATCAACGACCAGCGCGTGGGCGGGCTGACGGGCCTGCAGGCAGCGCTCAAGCAACTGGGCCTGTAA
- a CDS encoding hydrolase, which yields MTITAKATPGARLLNPKDHTLILIDFQSQMAFATHSIDAVNLRTNASLVAQAAAGFGVSTILTTVAEKSFSGPMFDEVTAPFPGQQMLDRTSMNTWEDAAVIAEVNRIGKPRIVLAGLWTSVCIVGPALSALDQGFEVYVITDACGDVSAEAHNRAVERMVQAGAQPMTSLQYLLELQRDWARGETYDLTTGIAKKVGGAYGIGINYAKTMFNAHEG from the coding sequence ATGACCATTACCGCAAAAGCAACCCCCGGCGCACGTCTGCTCAACCCCAAGGATCACACGTTGATCCTGATCGACTTCCAGTCGCAAATGGCATTCGCAACGCACTCCATCGATGCCGTCAACCTGCGTACCAATGCATCCTTGGTGGCCCAGGCTGCAGCAGGGTTTGGCGTATCGACCATCCTGACCACGGTGGCGGAAAAGAGCTTCTCCGGCCCGATGTTTGACGAGGTGACAGCCCCCTTCCCCGGCCAGCAGATGCTGGACCGCACCTCCATGAACACCTGGGAAGACGCAGCAGTGATCGCAGAAGTCAACCGCATCGGCAAGCCACGCATCGTGCTGGCAGGTCTGTGGACCAGCGTGTGCATCGTCGGCCCCGCCCTGTCGGCGCTGGACCAGGGCTTTGAGGTGTACGTGATCACCGACGCTTGCGGAGACGTGTCTGCAGAAGCCCACAACCGCGCAGTGGAGCGCATGGTGCAAGCCGGTGCGCAACCCATGACATCGCTGCAATACCTGCTGGAGCTGCAGCGTGACTGGGCACGTGGCGAAACCTACGACCTGACCACAGGCATTGCGAAGAAGGTAGGTGGTGCATACGGCATTGGCATCAACTACGCCAAGACCATGTTCAACGCCCACGAAGGCTGA
- a CDS encoding lipocalin family protein, producing MPSSHPIHRRSVLVAALGAAALLAGCSSTQPPQGITPVTPFDLTRYEGKWYEAARLDHSFERGMTDVSATYQRQGDGSVRVLNRGFDTGKNDWRQAEGKAKFTGDTNTASLKVSFFGPFYGGYHVAALDADYQWALVVGPDRSYCWILSRTKQLAPAVREQLIARAQALGIDTQALIWVTHDRTDPQP from the coding sequence ATGCCTTCATCCCACCCCATTCATCGCCGGTCTGTTCTGGTTGCCGCCTTGGGCGCTGCGGCCTTGCTGGCCGGTTGCTCGTCCACGCAGCCGCCCCAGGGCATCACCCCGGTCACACCGTTTGACCTGACCCGTTACGAAGGCAAGTGGTACGAGGCAGCGCGGCTCGACCATTCTTTTGAGCGGGGCATGACCGATGTGTCTGCCACCTACCAGCGCCAGGGCGACGGCAGCGTCCGTGTGCTCAACCGGGGTTTTGACACGGGCAAGAACGACTGGCGCCAGGCCGAAGGTAAGGCCAAGTTCACCGGCGATACCAACACCGCGTCACTCAAGGTCTCGTTCTTTGGCCCGTTCTACGGCGGCTACCACGTGGCCGCGCTCGATGCCGACTACCAATGGGCGCTGGTGGTGGGGCCAGACCGCAGTTACTGCTGGATTCTGTCGCGCACCAAGCAACTGGCCCCCGCTGTGCGCGAGCAGCTCATCGCCCGCGCCCAGGCACTGGGCATCGACACGCAGGCCCTCATCTGGGTGACCCACGACCGCACCGATCCGCAGCCATGA
- a CDS encoding DUF2789 family protein, translating into METGIHTMSDLFDQLGLPSDEASMTTFIATHRATAVNFTLPDIAVWTPAQAKFLREAIAADADWAIPAEQLSQALGCGPGPRG; encoded by the coding sequence ATGGAAACCGGAATTCACACCATGTCCGACCTGTTTGACCAACTGGGCCTGCCCTCGGACGAGGCATCGATGACGACCTTTATCGCCACGCACCGCGCAACAGCCGTCAATTTCACCTTGCCAGACATTGCAGTGTGGACACCCGCGCAGGCCAAGTTTCTGCGCGAAGCCATTGCCGCTGATGCAGACTGGGCGATTCCCGCAGAGCAACTGAGCCAGGCGCTGGGCTGTGGCCCAGGGCCCCGAGGTTAA
- a CDS encoding DUF1427 family protein has protein sequence MKTYLLSAAAGLLVGVIYSLLNVRSPAPPLIALLGLLGMLVGEQVIPVGKKLLGGSTFSTACHETKATASVLGHLPGRQAPDAPAQDKQA, from the coding sequence GTGAAGACATACCTCCTGTCTGCCGCTGCCGGCCTGCTGGTCGGCGTCATCTACAGCCTCTTGAACGTGCGCTCGCCTGCTCCACCACTCATCGCTCTGCTGGGGCTGCTGGGAATGCTGGTGGGTGAGCAGGTGATTCCGGTAGGCAAGAAGTTGCTGGGCGGCAGCACCTTCAGCACCGCATGCCATGAGACCAAGGCCACGGCTTCCGTGCTGGGCCACTTGCCAGGCCGACAAGCGCCAGACGCCCCCGCCCAGGACAAGCAGGCCTGA
- a CDS encoding alpha/beta hydrolase → MSPISRYATCAGYEIHYTEWGAPDAPVVIAWHGLARTGRDMDDLAEHLADRYRVICPDTLGRGLSQWSRQPAQDYRLAFYARIAAELFDQLGIDRAHWVGTSMGGAIGTVCAAGVFEPGLRGRIGSLLLNDNAPRLADAALERIKAYAGQPPAFDTVAELETFFRQVYKPYGWLSDAQWRRLTETSTRRLLDGRVTPHYDPAMVQQFTHHENDYLIWHHYDRLNIPVLCLRGVDSDLVLPDTIEEMHRRGPGAKGLLQVVEVPGCGHAPALNVPEHYALVDDFLARAEAVKSPLL, encoded by the coding sequence ATGTCTCCCATCTCACGCTACGCCACCTGTGCTGGTTATGAAATCCACTACACCGAATGGGGCGCGCCCGACGCGCCGGTGGTGATCGCGTGGCACGGCCTGGCGCGCACCGGGCGTGACATGGACGACCTGGCCGAACACCTGGCAGACCGCTACCGGGTCATCTGCCCCGACACTTTGGGCCGTGGATTGAGCCAGTGGAGCCGCCAGCCCGCGCAGGACTACCGGCTGGCTTTTTATGCGCGCATTGCTGCTGAGCTGTTCGACCAGCTGGGCATTGACCGTGCCCACTGGGTGGGCACCTCCATGGGGGGCGCCATCGGCACTGTGTGCGCGGCGGGGGTGTTTGAACCTGGCTTGCGCGGGCGCATCGGCAGCCTGCTGCTCAACGACAACGCTCCCCGCTTGGCCGATGCCGCACTGGAGCGCATCAAGGCCTATGCCGGGCAGCCCCCCGCGTTTGACACGGTGGCCGAGCTGGAGACCTTCTTCCGGCAGGTCTACAAGCCCTACGGCTGGCTCAGCGATGCGCAGTGGCGCCGGTTGACCGAGACATCCACCCGCCGCCTGCTCGATGGGCGCGTGACGCCGCACTACGACCCTGCCATGGTCCAGCAGTTCACTCACCACGAAAACGATTACCTGATCTGGCACCACTACGACAGGCTGAACATTCCTGTGCTGTGCCTGCGCGGCGTCGATTCAGACTTGGTGCTGCCCGACACCATTGAAGAAATGCACCGCCGTGGCCCCGGCGCCAAGGGCCTGCTGCAGGTGGTGGAAGTACCCGGCTGCGGCCACGCCCCAGCGCTGAATGTGCCCGAGCACTACGCGCTGGTGGATGACTTTTTGGCGCGGGCAGAAGCTGTGAAGTCGCCGCTTCTTTAA
- a CDS encoding amidohydrolase, which yields MSDSHPDAIFFNGQITTLDRSKPTASAVAVKAGRFVAVGDDHEILALAGDRTRRIDLQRKSVLPGLFDNHTHVVRGGLNYNMELRWDGVRSLADALDMLKRQVAITPAPQWVRVVGGFTEHQFVEKRLPTLQEINAIAPDTPVFLLHLYDRALLNGAALRAVGYTKDTQAPPGGEIVRDASGNPTGLLLAKPNATILYATLAKGPKLPLDYQINSTRHFMRELNRLGVTGVIDAGGGFQNYPEDYEVIQKLADADQITVRLAYNLFTQKPKQEKEDFLKWTSSVKYKQGDDYFRHNGAGEMLVYSAADFEDFRVERPDMPPQMESELEEVVRVLVQNRWPWRLHATYDETISRALDVFEKVHRDTPLTGIHWFFDHAETISDKSIDRIAALGGGIAVQHRMAYQGEYFIERYGARAAEATPPVKRILEKGVKVSAGTDATRVASYNPWVSLSWMITGKTLGGTQLYPQRNLLDRETALRMWTENVAWFSNEEGKRGRIAVGQLADFIVPSKDFFKVPEDEISFLTSHLTVVGGRVVYGEGDFARHDDNPLPPAMPDWSPTRLFGGYAGWGDPEGAGKNSLHPVRYRNMAAACGCGTSCGMHGHNHADAWASNVPSSDPKSFFGALGCSCWMA from the coding sequence ATGTCCGATTCGCATCCCGACGCCATATTCTTCAACGGCCAAATCACCACGCTGGACCGCAGCAAACCCACGGCCAGCGCCGTCGCCGTCAAGGCGGGCCGCTTCGTGGCCGTGGGCGATGACCACGAAATTCTGGCACTGGCAGGAGACCGCACCCGGCGCATCGACCTCCAGCGCAAAAGCGTGCTGCCAGGGCTGTTCGACAACCACACCCATGTGGTGCGCGGCGGGCTCAACTACAACATGGAGCTGCGCTGGGACGGTGTGCGCTCGCTGGCCGATGCGCTGGACATGCTCAAGCGGCAAGTGGCCATTACCCCCGCGCCGCAGTGGGTGCGCGTGGTGGGCGGGTTTACCGAGCATCAATTCGTCGAAAAGCGCCTGCCCACGCTGCAGGAGATCAATGCCATCGCACCGGATACACCCGTGTTCCTGCTGCACCTGTATGACCGCGCACTGCTCAACGGCGCGGCGCTGCGCGCTGTGGGCTACACCAAGGACACGCAGGCGCCCCCTGGCGGCGAGATTGTGCGTGACGCAAGCGGCAACCCCACCGGCCTGTTGCTGGCCAAGCCCAATGCCACCATCCTCTACGCCACCCTTGCCAAGGGGCCCAAGCTGCCGCTTGACTACCAAATCAATTCCACACGCCACTTCATGCGTGAACTCAACCGCCTGGGCGTGACGGGCGTGATTGACGCGGGCGGCGGCTTCCAGAACTACCCCGAGGATTACGAGGTGATCCAGAAGCTGGCTGATGCCGACCAGATCACCGTGCGCCTGGCCTACAACCTGTTCACGCAAAAGCCCAAGCAGGAGAAAGAGGACTTTCTCAAGTGGACGTCATCGGTCAAGTACAAGCAGGGTGACGACTATTTCCGCCACAACGGCGCGGGCGAGATGCTGGTGTATTCGGCAGCCGACTTTGAGGACTTCCGTGTGGAACGCCCCGACATGCCGCCGCAGATGGAGAGCGAGCTGGAAGAGGTCGTGCGCGTGCTGGTCCAGAACCGTTGGCCTTGGCGCCTGCATGCCACGTATGACGAGACCATCTCGCGCGCGCTGGATGTATTCGAGAAGGTGCACCGTGATACGCCACTCACCGGCATCCACTGGTTTTTCGACCATGCAGAGACCATCTCCGACAAATCGATAGACCGTATTGCGGCGCTGGGAGGCGGCATAGCCGTCCAGCACCGGATGGCCTACCAGGGCGAATACTTCATCGAGCGCTACGGTGCCCGGGCGGCAGAGGCCACACCTCCGGTCAAGCGCATTCTGGAAAAAGGTGTCAAGGTTTCGGCTGGTACCGATGCCACGCGCGTGGCCTCGTACAACCCCTGGGTCTCTCTGTCATGGATGATTACCGGCAAGACGCTGGGCGGCACACAGCTGTACCCGCAACGCAACCTGCTGGACCGCGAGACGGCCTTGCGCATGTGGACCGAAAACGTGGCCTGGTTCAGCAATGAAGAGGGCAAGCGTGGCCGCATTGCCGTGGGCCAGCTGGCCGACTTCATCGTGCCCAGCAAGGATTTCTTCAAGGTGCCCGAGGACGAGATCTCGTTCCTGACCTCACACCTCACGGTGGTTGGCGGTCGAGTGGTTTACGGCGAGGGCGATTTTGCCCGGCATGACGACAACCCGCTGCCCCCGGCCATGCCCGACTGGTCGCCGACCCGGCTGTTCGGCGGTTATGCCGGATGGGGTGACCCGGAAGGTGCGGGCAAGAACTCGCTCCATCCGGTGCGCTATCGCAACATGGCTGCCGCCTGCGGCTGCGGCACAAGCTGCGGGATGCATGGCCACAACCATGCCGACGCATGGGCGTCCAACGTGCCGTCCTCTGATCCGAAGAGCTTCTTTGGGGCACTGGGTTGCTCTTGCTGGATGGCCTAA